TTTATAACTGAAATAGTCTATCAGGACATGATTACTTCAGCTATAGCAATGCAGTCCATCTCTTTTAATATTGCAAGAATTGTAGGACCGATGCTTGCAGGATTTATTGTAACCCATTTAAGTTTTCACATGTGTTTTTATTTAAATGCTTTAAGCTTTCTGCCACTTATTTTTATTCTTTTCAGTATTAAATTAAATTTTTCAACTACCTCAAATCATGTTTCCTTTAAAGAGAGCCTGAAAGAGGGATTTCAGTTCATTCTTAAAAACAGACAAATTCTATATATAATTTGCTCTGTGGGAGTTTTTACATTATTTGGACTTTCCTTTATGACAGTGCTACCAATAATAGCTGGAGAAATATTAAAAGTTGAAGCAAAAGGCTTTAGCATGATTGTCTCCTCAGTAGGAGTTGGTTCTCTTCTTTCAGGTATTTTTATAGCTTTAAAGAGAGATATAAAGGAAAAATTGAATCATATTTTTAGAGCTTCTTTGGTGTTTCCAATTGGACTCTCTGGAATTGCTTTTTCAGATAATATTTATCTAACAATGTTATTTGCTTTTTTACTCGGTGTTGCCTTTGTTAATTTCTATACTGTCAGCAATAGCTTTATTCAACATCAAACAGAGCAAAGACTCAGAGGAAGAGTAATGAGCTTTTTCGCTTTTGTTTTTCTAGGATTTACGCCAATAGGCAATCTTCTTGTCGGAGTTTTAGTTGAAAAATTTGGTGTTAAGGCAGTACTCGAGATTTACTCATTAATATGTCTTGCAGGAGGGGTACTATTTCTCAAAATTCTACCTTCAGTCAAGAGGAGACTGTGATATAATTAAAAAATGGAACCTTTGGATGTCATAAAAAAGTACTATGACCCTAAAAGCAGAGCATTTATAATCCTTGTAAATCACTCTAAGGCGGTTGCAGAAAAAGCCTTAAAAATTGCAGAAAAATTTGATGTTGACCATCGTTTCATTTACGAAGCAGCAATGCTACATGATATTGGAATCTTTATGACCAACACACCAAAACTTGACTGCTATGGAAAATTTCCATACATTGCTCATGGATATCTGGGAAGACAGATTCTTGAAAAGGAAGGTTTCCCTTTGCATGCACTTGTCTGCGAAAGACACACAGGAGTTGGAATTACGAGGGAAGAGATTATAAATAAAAAACTTCCTCTGCCAGAGCGCGATATGATACCTGTTAGTAAGGAAGAAAAAATAATTGCTTACGCGGATAAATTTTTCTCAAAAGAGTCCGATGGAACTGTTAGGATAAGAACTATAGAGGAAATAATCCAAGATCTCTCAAGATACGGTGAAGAAAAAGTAAAGATATTTAAAGAGTGGCTAAAGATATTTGAGGGAGTTGCTTATGCAACTCCCTGAGTTAGTAATCCTGAAAAATTAATATCTTTTAATGCCTGAATTAACCTCTCTCTTACTTTGAACCATACAGGATGCACCGGACAATGATTTACAAAACCACATGCATTTTTATTAATTACGCATCTATTGAGAGCTACAGTTTTTTCCATCGCAACAATCACATCATATAAAGTTATATCTTCTGGTTTCTTTTTAAGGCTCACACCACCACTTACTCCTCTTTTAAGTTTAAGAAGTCCTGCCTTTTCAAGCTGTTTCAGTATTTTTATAAGAAAACTCTTTGGTATCTGCATATCCCTTGAAATATCCTCCGCCTTTGCAGTATAGAATTCTCTCCCTGCCAGATATAGAATAGTTCTAATTGCATAGTCTGTTTCTCTTGTAATCTGAAGCCCCTTAATAGCCTTCCTCCTTAATCTCTTTTTCCGTAAGTTTATATGTGAATGTTTTATATGCCCATGCTTGATAGAAAAGAACAATTGGAACAAAGATAGCAACAACTATGGTCATTATCTTTAAAGTATAAGGACTTGATGAAGAGTTAAAGATGGTCAGGCTGTATTTAGGGTCAATGGAAGAGGGAATGAGATTTGGATAAAGCCCAATAATTCCGCTGAATACAAGGGTTATGATGAAGAGTGCTGAAGAGATGAAAGCCCTGCCTCTTTTGTTTTTCATGAGATAAAATCCTGTTCCAAGCAAACACAATACAGCCAGTGCAGGCACTATAAACCAGAATGGAAGTTTTATGAAGTTATCATAGAGATTTGTGAACACCGCAGTCAAAGCTAAAAATAAAACCGCACAGATTGCCTGAAGATACCAGAATTTTTTAGCTGTCCTCACGGATTTTTCAGCGAGAGTCTCAGGAACTCTCAGTGAAACCCACAATCCACCGTGCACTATAAAAGTAAAGAGAAACAGCAAACCTACAAGCAAACCATAGGGATTAATAAGGCTGAAAAGTGTTCCATAGTAACCGGCATCATCAAATTTAAGTCCCATGAATATGTTTCCAAAGGCAACGCCAAAAAGCAAAGCAGGAATGAGACTACCGATAAATATACCCGCATCCCATAACTTTTTCTGTGTCTCTGATGTAGCCTTTGGTCTGAACTCAACTGCAACTCCTCTTAATATCAGTGCAAAAAGGATAATTAAAAGGGGCGTATAAAGATAGCTAAACATGTAAGCATAAGTGGTTGGAAAGGCAGCAAAAGTTGCACCTCCTGCTGTAATGAGCCAGACTTCATTTCCATTCCACACAGGACCAATTGCATGTATTACTGCTTTCCGTTCAATTTCATCCTTTGCAATAAAAGGATAAAGAATGCCTGCTCCAAAGTCAAATCCATCAAGGGCAAAGTAAACTGCCCAGAGTAATCCCCATAATACAAACCATATAATTTGAAACTCCATGATTACACCTCCTCAGGACCTTTTCTTGCATATTTTGCAAGAAGGTAAATATCAATTAGTCCAAGGGCACCATAAAACAGAGTAAAGCCAATTAGAGATACAACAACCTGTGAGGGTTCAACTGCCTTTGATACAGCATCCGCTGTCTTAAGCAATCCGTAAACTATCCATGGCTGTCTTCCTACTTCTGCCACAATCCAGCCAAGCTGCCCTGCGATATAGGGAAGAGGGATTGACCATAGAAGAATTCTCAGCAAAGTAGTTCTGTTTTCAATGGTTTTAAACTTAACCAGTGCCCACAGTGCAAGTATTATAAAAAGAAAGCCCAATCCAACCATCAGTCTGAAGCTAAAAAAAGTAAGTGTAACAGGTGGTCTTTCAGAAGGCGGAAACTCTTTTAAACCTTTAACTTCCTTCTGACCTGCAAGTATGCTAAGCATAGAAGGAATTCCGATTACCTCAACAGAGTTTTTCTCATTGGCAGGGTCTGGTACAATAATTAAATACATTGGTGCATCTTTAGTCGTCTCCCACAAAGACTCCATTGCTGCAAGTTTTGTTGGCTGGGTGTGTGCTACTTCCTTTGCATGGAAATCACCAACTCCAGCAACAAGTATAGAACTTAAAAGGGCAAAAACTGCTCCAATTTTAAGTGATTTTTTGAAAAATTCAGTCTCATTTTTCTTTAAGAGATGATAGGCTGAAATACCGAGCACAAAAAATCCTGCAACAACCCATCCTGAAAGCACTGTGTGAGCAAACTTTAAAAGTCCATACGGATTTGTTACAACTGCCCAGAAATCAACCATTTCAGCCCGTCCATTGTTGATAACATATCCGACAGGATGTTGCATCCATCCATTGGCAATCAAAATCCATAATGCCGAAAGATTTGTTGCCAGAGCTACAAGCCAGATAGATAGTGCATGAAGTTTCGGAGAGATTCTGTTCCAGCCGAAAATCCATACACCAAGAAAGGTTGACTCAAGGAAGAATGCTACAGTTGCTTCAATAGCGAGAGGTGAGCCAAAGATATCTCCCACATAACGGGAGTATTCAGCCCAGTTCATTCCAAACTGAAACTCCATTGTAATACCTGTTACAACTCCTAAGGCAAAGTTAATAATAAACAGCCTTCCCCAGAACTTAGCCATCCTCAGGTAATCTCTGTCACCTGTCCTCAAATACTTAGTCTCCATGTAGGCTATAAGAATTGAAAGTCCTAAAGTCAGAGGAACAAAGATGAAATGGAAGGCTGCGGTTGCCGCAAACTGAATCCTGCTTAATAATACGGTATCCATAATCACTCCTCCTCAATTTATTAATTGTTGACTAATTTTATCCACTTTTAAAAATTTTGTCAAGTATTGAAGTGACTGATGAAAAATGCTGCTTCGAGCGATTTTATGGATTTTGGATAAGAGTTCCAGAAAAGTGAAATGGCATAAACGGATTTTTTCAGGTAGAAATCGGTATTTTGATTTTGATATAATCTTTTTAGCCCCCTTAGCTCAGTAGGATAGAGCACAGGTTTCCTAAACCTGGTGTCGCAGGTTCGATCCCTGCAGGGGGCATTTTTAAAGCCGAAAAAGCTCATCAGATTGTTACTAAGAGAAAATTAAATAAGAAAGGGGTACAGGATGGATAGCAGGATAGCTAAATCCTTAAAAATGGAGCTAAATCCTGTTGCAATAATATGGTCTGATAAAAAACCGGAAAATGCCCTGCAATTTAAGGAAGGTAAATGGGGATGCGTGATGTGGATGTTTGCCAGTGCAGCAAAGGGAAAAGTTGCGGTATTTGATAGAAATACCTATGGCTGCTGGGGTGGAGGAGTTGGGCTTGGTTTTGGAAACAAATATCTGGATTTTCCAGGAGGTTTAGAGTGTTTCTCCTATTTTCTTTCTAATGGTAATAAAGAATGGGATAAAGGTAAAAATGTTGCTGAACAAATTAAATCTTATATAACAAAAGAATTCTATGATGACTTTCTTGAAGGAGAAAGATACTTAAAATCACCTGAAAGAGTCATGAAGTTTGTTGAACAACTTCCAATGATGGAAATTCCTGCAAAGTATGTTATTTTCAAGCCTTTAAAAGATGTTAATCCTGATGAAGAACCTGTAGTTATTGTTTTTCCTGTGAATCCACATCAGCTTTCAGCATTGGTTGTGCTTGCTAATTATGAAAGAGAAGGCTTTGAAAATGTTATAATTCCATGGGGTGCTGGCTGTCAAACGATAGGAATATATGCATATAGAGAGACAGCATCGGAAAAACAGAGAGCAGTGGTTGGGCTCACAGATCTCTCTGCAAGAAAGGCTATAAAAAAACAGCTTGGAGATTATATCTTTACTTTTACAGTTCCTTTTAAGATGTTTCTTCAGATGGAGGAAAATATTGAAGGAAGTTTTCTTGAAAGACATGTCTGGTTGTCTTTAATTAAAGCTTATGAGAGTGAATCAGTTTGACCTCATTCTAATTTGATCTCTCTACATAGTTCATGTTATTGATTGCTTTTCTTATTTTGTCTGATGATATTAATTCATCTGTTCTCTATATTGTTTCTGTCTGGTTCTTTTATCTAAACTATTGCTACTTTACTACTGCCTATTCTGTCTCTGTAAACGTTGATGTATTCGGGTATAATTTGTTTTAAATCGTCAAGATGAGATATTAGTCCAACAAGTCTGTCCTGTGACCTCAGCCTGTCAAGAACATTACATAAAGAGTCAAGAAGGTCACGGTCAAGAGAGCTGAATCCCTCATCAATAAAGAAAAATTCAATGGATTTTTTTCTTCTGCTCTGAATGTAATGAGACAGGGAAAGAGCTAATGCAAAGGAAAGTATAAATGTTTCTCCACCTGAAAGAGTTGCCACCGGTCTTTCTTTGTTGTATAGAAGGTCTGTTATTGTAAATTCAAGATTTGGAAGAACATTTACTAAAAATCTCTTCCCTATAAGTTCTTTTAGTAGTTCATTGGTTACAACTACTATGTCTTTTAAGAGATACCAAGAAAGGAATTTGACCATTTCCTTGCCTGTGGTGAGTTTTTTAAGTAACTCTGTGTAGAGAAATTTTTTATTTATCTCTTCCATCTCTTTAGTAAGCTCCTGTTTTTCTATAAGTTGCTGTTTTTCTTTCTCTATTTGTTCGTTGAGTGCTCCTATTCTTTGATTTGATTCTGCTATTTTTTTATTCATTTCATTGAGAAATGTCTCTGTCTTTGATGGCTCATCTGGTGGTAAGCTCTTTATTGGTAGCTCTTCAAGTTGTTTTACTATTCCTTCATACTCACCTTTCTTTGTTTTTAAAGTATTTTCAAATTCGTCAATTTCTTTTTTAATCTTTGCTCTTTCCTTCTCTTCAATGAAAAACTGCTTCAATTCATCAACTTTAACACCCTTTTCCACTGCTTTTTTATTTAGAGCGGTAAAAAGTTCTTCTTTTCTTTTTTTATCTTTTTCAAGTGAAGTGTTTATTGCCTGAAGTTTAAGGCTTAGCTTGTTTTTATTTTCTTCCAATTCCTTGAGTGTTTTTTCTATTTGTTCTCTTTTTTTCTTGAGTGTTTCAAGTTCTTTCTCAGTCTCTGTCTTTATTTCCTCGGGCTGCCTTCCCTGAGTTTTTTCAAATAAGTTTATTCTTTGCTCGTCGATTTGCTTTGTCAATTCTTCAAGTCTTTTTGTTTGAGCATCAATCTCTGCATTTATCTTTGCCAATTCATTATTTTTCTCATTGAGAGAGGAGTTCTTCTCTGTGAAAATATTGTTCAACTCTGTAAGTCTTTTGAGTATAGCACCGTATTTGTCACTTTTTTCTTTGAGCTTTAAAAAGGTGTCTTCAGCTTTTTTCCAGTATTCGGGAGAGATTTTATTTGATAACTCTTCTTCAAGAACTTTTGTTTGGTTTGTTTTTTCCTCAAGCTGTGTTTTAAACTCTTCTATTTTAGTTTTTTTGCTATTTAGTTTGTTTAAATCACCCCTTATCTCATTGTGAAGATTTTCAGAATTTTTGAGCATTTCCTCAAGAGCGCTTATCTCCATTTCAATTTTGTTAATCTCTTTGTCTAATGGCGTTTTTGCAGGAGAGGGATGCTCCTTGCTTCCACAAACAGGGCAGGGCATACCCGGTGAAAGTTTTTTGCTCAGAGTTGCTGCAAGATTTTTTATCTCAAGCTCTTTAAGTTCAGCTTCCTTTTGCTCTTTTTCAGTTCTTAATCGATTTATCTCTTCAATCAGTCTATTTTCTATCTCATCATATGTTTTTACTTTTAAAGCAATTTTTAACTGAAGAAGTTTTTTTAATTTTTCAAAAATTTCATCAAACTCTTTGATTTCCTTGTTTATTTTTTTGTCTATATTCTGAATCTCCTTTTGCAAATCTTCAAGTCTTTTTATCTGATGCAGATTACTCTGAAGAGTTTTATAAAGACTTTCCTCTTCCTTTGATAGTTCATGTTGTTTTAAATCTTTTTTATGTAACTCTATTTCTATCCAGTGTTTGTCTATCTCGGATTTTGTTTTTTCTATTTCTCTTTCAATTTTTGTTTTATTCTTCTTTAAGGTTGTAATCTCATCGTTTATTTTTCGCTGATTTTCTTCCTGTTGTCTTAAACTTTTGTTTAGTTCAATAAGCTGTTCAATCTCTGCGAGCTTCTTTATTAACTCTGGTTGTTTTTTGTTGTAATGTGCTTCAAAATCTTCTTTTTCTTTTCTTTTTCTTTCAAGTT
The nucleotide sequence above comes from Thermodesulfovibrio aggregans. Encoded proteins:
- a CDS encoding MFS transporter; translation: MSHPLKIKEFRAYWIGQIISLCGTWMQHIAQSWLVYVLTKSAFYLGLISFLASFPTLLFTLFGGVVADRYPRRNILIATQTFSALPAVVVGVLIHLNLINIWHIAIASFVLGIATAFDMPARQAFITEIVYQDMITSAIAMQSISFNIARIVGPMLAGFIVTHLSFHMCFYLNALSFLPLIFILFSIKLNFSTTSNHVSFKESLKEGFQFILKNRQILYIICSVGVFTLFGLSFMTVLPIIAGEILKVEAKGFSMIVSSVGVGSLLSGIFIALKRDIKEKLNHIFRASLVFPIGLSGIAFSDNIYLTMLFAFLLGVAFVNFYTVSNSFIQHQTEQRLRGRVMSFFAFVFLGFTPIGNLLVGVLVEKFGVKAVLEIYSLICLAGGVLFLKILPSVKRRL
- a CDS encoding HD domain-containing protein, whose amino-acid sequence is MEPLDVIKKYYDPKSRAFIILVNHSKAVAEKALKIAEKFDVDHRFIYEAAMLHDIGIFMTNTPKLDCYGKFPYIAHGYLGRQILEKEGFPLHALVCERHTGVGITREEIINKKLPLPERDMIPVSKEEKIIAYADKFFSKESDGTVRIRTIEEIIQDLSRYGEEKVKIFKEWLKIFEGVAYATP
- a CDS encoding RrF2 family transcriptional regulator is translated as MLLSLFQLFFSIKHGHIKHSHINLRKKRLRRKAIKGLQITRETDYAIRTILYLAGREFYTAKAEDISRDMQIPKSFLIKILKQLEKAGLLKLKRGVSGGVSLKKKPEDITLYDVIVAMEKTVALNRCVINKNACGFVNHCPVHPVWFKVRERLIQALKDINFSGLLTQGVA
- the cydB gene encoding cytochrome d ubiquinol oxidase subunit II; amino-acid sequence: MEFQIIWFVLWGLLWAVYFALDGFDFGAGILYPFIAKDEIERKAVIHAIGPVWNGNEVWLITAGGATFAAFPTTYAYMFSYLYTPLLIILFALILRGVAVEFRPKATSETQKKLWDAGIFIGSLIPALLFGVAFGNIFMGLKFDDAGYYGTLFSLINPYGLLVGLLFLFTFIVHGGLWVSLRVPETLAEKSVRTAKKFWYLQAICAVLFLALTAVFTNLYDNFIKLPFWFIVPALAVLCLLGTGFYLMKNKRGRAFISSALFIITLVFSGIIGLYPNLIPSSIDPKYSLTIFNSSSSPYTLKIMTIVVAIFVPIVLFYQAWAYKTFTYKLTEKEIKEEGY
- a CDS encoding cytochrome ubiquinol oxidase subunit I, translated to MDTVLLSRIQFAATAAFHFIFVPLTLGLSILIAYMETKYLRTGDRDYLRMAKFWGRLFIINFALGVVTGITMEFQFGMNWAEYSRYVGDIFGSPLAIEATVAFFLESTFLGVWIFGWNRISPKLHALSIWLVALATNLSALWILIANGWMQHPVGYVINNGRAEMVDFWAVVTNPYGLLKFAHTVLSGWVVAGFFVLGISAYHLLKKNETEFFKKSLKIGAVFALLSSILVAGVGDFHAKEVAHTQPTKLAAMESLWETTKDAPMYLIIVPDPANEKNSVEVIGIPSMLSILAGQKEVKGLKEFPPSERPPVTLTFFSFRLMVGLGFLFIILALWALVKFKTIENRTTLLRILLWSIPLPYIAGQLGWIVAEVGRQPWIVYGLLKTADAVSKAVEPSQVVVSLIGFTLFYGALGLIDIYLLAKYARKGPEEV
- a CDS encoding DUF169 domain-containing protein, producing MDSRIAKSLKMELNPVAIIWSDKKPENALQFKEGKWGCVMWMFASAAKGKVAVFDRNTYGCWGGGVGLGFGNKYLDFPGGLECFSYFLSNGNKEWDKGKNVAEQIKSYITKEFYDDFLEGERYLKSPERVMKFVEQLPMMEIPAKYVIFKPLKDVNPDEEPVVIVFPVNPHQLSALVVLANYEREGFENVIIPWGAGCQTIGIYAYRETASEKQRAVVGLTDLSARKAIKKQLGDYIFTFTVPFKMFLQMEENIEGSFLERHVWLSLIKAYESESV
- a CDS encoding AAA family ATPase; translated protein: MLPIKIYIEGLNSYAEPVEIDFTRFYRNRIFGIFGDTGAGKSTILDAIILSIYGKTPRLGSNIREAINPRKQEMCLKFQFSIAGDKYLIERNIGKQNKIKLYRVEHDNLVPLAEKEREFREKIRDIIGLSEDEFCKVVILPQNQFAEILKLEPAKRAELIGNLFDLNVFGAPLYDVVVSKLSELKASKEEREKRLKELESITEQSIESKEKELKQVHNNLEKLQKEQKTLSEKLKIFQSFIQLNDRKKALEREITEIIKKTSEIEKLKERLKIDEELSLYKGFYDEWLRVEKSIAEGESQKSSFDETLKELDIKLERKRKEKEDFEAHYNKKQPELIKKLAEIEQLIELNKSLRQQEENQRKINDEITTLKKNKTKIEREIEKTKSEIDKHWIEIELHKKDLKQHELSKEEESLYKTLQSNLHQIKRLEDLQKEIQNIDKKINKEIKEFDEIFEKLKKLLQLKIALKVKTYDEIENRLIEEINRLRTEKEQKEAELKELEIKNLAATLSKKLSPGMPCPVCGSKEHPSPAKTPLDKEINKIEMEISALEEMLKNSENLHNEIRGDLNKLNSKKTKIEEFKTQLEEKTNQTKVLEEELSNKISPEYWKKAEDTFLKLKEKSDKYGAILKRLTELNNIFTEKNSSLNEKNNELAKINAEIDAQTKRLEELTKQIDEQRINLFEKTQGRQPEEIKTETEKELETLKKKREQIEKTLKELEENKNKLSLKLQAINTSLEKDKKRKEELFTALNKKAVEKGVKVDELKQFFIEEKERAKIKKEIDEFENTLKTKKGEYEGIVKQLEELPIKSLPPDEPSKTETFLNEMNKKIAESNQRIGALNEQIEKEKQQLIEKQELTKEMEEINKKFLYTELLKKLTTGKEMVKFLSWYLLKDIVVVTNELLKELIGKRFLVNVLPNLEFTITDLLYNKERPVATLSGGETFILSFALALSLSHYIQSRRKKSIEFFFIDEGFSSLDRDLLDSLCNVLDRLRSQDRLVGLISHLDDLKQIIPEYINVYRDRIGSSKVAIV